In a genomic window of Candidatus Hadarchaeales archaeon:
- a CDS encoding 30S ribosomal protein S11, with the protein MSEQPRTGKWGVAHIYSSFNDTIIHITDLTGAETISRKSGGMVVKSDREEASPYAAMQAAARAAEEAMEKGIVGVHIKVRAPGGSGPRSPGPGAQAAIRALARAGLKIGTIEDVTPIPHDGTKRKGGRRGRRV; encoded by the coding sequence ATGAGCGAGCAACCCAGAACCGGAAAATGGGGTGTGGCCCACATCTATTCCTCCTTCAACGATACCATCATCCACATCACCGACCTGACGGGTGCGGAGACCATCTCCAGAAAATCCGGGGGAATGGTGGTGAAGAGCGATAGGGAGGAGGCCTCCCCCTATGCCGCCATGCAGGCTGCGGCGAGGGCGGCGGAAGAGGCCATGGAGAAGGGGATAGTGGGGGTCCACATCAAGGTGAGGGCCCCGGGGGGCAGCGGTCCCAGGAGTCCAGGTCCGGGGGCACAGGCGGCCATCAGGGCCCTGGCCAGGGCGGGACTCAAGATCGGCACCATCGAGGATGTTACCCCCATTCCCCACGACGGTACGAAGAGGAAGGGGGGAAGGAGGGGGAGGAGGGTCTGA
- a CDS encoding 30S ribosomal protein S4: MKRQRKKYSRPRHPWDKQRMDAEDVLLRKYGLRRKKEIWKTAAILRGWRRQARRLLALSGKQAELETRQLLDRLRKYGLVGENATLDDVLSLTVEDLLERRLQTVVYRKGLARTPRQARQLIIHGHVKIGEQRVRTPSYLVPVEEEGKIEVTLPLPSPVGPAQQGGEG, translated from the coding sequence GTGAAGAGGCAGAGGAAGAAATACAGCAGACCGCGCCATCCCTGGGACAAACAGAGGATGGATGCGGAGGATGTCCTCCTCAGGAAGTACGGTTTGAGGAGGAAGAAGGAAATATGGAAGACCGCGGCCATTCTCAGGGGATGGAGGAGGCAGGCCAGGAGGTTGTTGGCTTTGAGCGGCAAACAGGCGGAGCTGGAGACCAGACAGTTGTTGGATAGGCTAAGGAAATACGGTCTGGTGGGGGAGAATGCCACCCTAGACGACGTGCTCAGCCTCACGGTGGAAGACCTGCTGGAGAGGAGGTTGCAGACGGTGGTTTACAGGAAGGGACTGGCCAGGACCCCACGCCAGGCCAGGCAGTTGATCATCCACGGCCATGTGAAGATAGGGGAGCAGAGGGTGAGGACTCCCAGTTATCTCGTGCCCGTGGAGGAGGAGGGAAAAATAGAAGTTACCCTTCCCCTGCCCTCTCCCGTGGGACCGGCCCAGCAAGGAGGTGAGGGATGA
- a CDS encoding 30S ribosomal protein S13: MAEFKHIVRMIYKDLPGEKSVQWALSELKGVGPAFARAAALAVGVNPSEKLGSLDEETLKKLEEVLRDPAKYGIPSWMLNRRKDYETGKDLHLIGPDLEMAIQGDIGLERKIRSRRGIRHELGLPVRGQRTRTTGRKGMTVGVKRKETRIKEEAAKAKEKKEKKKEEKKG, translated from the coding sequence ATGGCTGAGTTCAAACACATCGTGAGGATGATTTACAAGGATCTGCCGGGAGAGAAATCCGTGCAGTGGGCCCTCTCCGAACTGAAGGGAGTGGGGCCGGCCTTTGCCAGGGCCGCTGCCCTGGCCGTGGGGGTGAATCCCTCGGAAAAGCTGGGTTCTCTGGATGAGGAGACCCTGAAAAAGCTGGAAGAGGTGCTCAGGGATCCCGCCAAATATGGGATCCCCTCCTGGATGCTCAACCGGAGAAAAGATTATGAAACGGGAAAGGACCTCCATCTCATAGGACCTGACCTGGAGATGGCCATCCAGGGAGACATAGGATTGGAGCGCAAGATCAGGAGCAGGAGGGGAATAAGGCATGAGTTGGGACTCCCCGTGAGGGGTCAGAGGACCAGGACTACCGGTAGGAAGGGAATGACGGTGGGTGTGAAGAGGAAGGAGACCAGGATAAAGGAGGAGGCTGCGAAGGCCAAGGAGAAGAAGGAAAAGAAGAAGGAGGAAAAGAAGGGGTGA
- a CDS encoding saccharopine dehydrogenase NADP-binding domain-containing protein, whose translation MRIAVLGGAGHIGSGVVRELSRLAPEVDLVVADKDLERAKSLCEEVGGRASPKQVDANDFSSLAEVLRGVDVAVNTIGPYYLYGAKVLRSAIKTGTCLVDVDDDYDATEECLSLHGEAERAGVLAIIGLGATPGLLNLLAKYGATGLEVEEIHTAWAWTGVDPEMGPAIISHYFHAITGEIVTYREGKWEKVKALSEPEVVAFPPPVGEQRVYHVGHPEPVTLPRYIHGVKTVTNKGTIWPSFLADLAKTFAEVGLTSLKELSLRGVSVPLREILVQLTLNLTDFAPPELLERAQEELEKLGEYSLGVALRAEVRGKEGGKRVRRIYGIVCPSAVVATALPAALGALGIARGGIEGKGVFPPEGIIEPRSFLREVGKRIEIFETEERWGKL comes from the coding sequence ATGCGGATAGCGGTACTGGGGGGAGCCGGACACATAGGCTCGGGTGTGGTACGGGAACTCTCCAGACTTGCACCGGAAGTCGACCTCGTCGTGGCCGACAAGGACCTGGAAAGGGCCAAGAGTCTTTGCGAGGAAGTGGGGGGTCGTGCCTCCCCCAAGCAGGTGGATGCCAATGACTTCTCCAGTTTGGCGGAGGTCTTGAGGGGGGTGGATGTGGCCGTGAACACCATAGGACCCTATTACCTGTATGGGGCCAAGGTTCTCCGTTCCGCCATCAAAACGGGTACCTGCCTTGTGGATGTGGACGATGATTACGACGCCACGGAGGAATGCCTCTCCCTACACGGGGAGGCCGAGAGGGCGGGTGTACTCGCCATCATAGGACTGGGGGCCACCCCCGGTCTCCTGAACCTCCTCGCTAAGTACGGGGCGACGGGACTGGAAGTGGAGGAGATACACACCGCTTGGGCTTGGACGGGAGTGGATCCGGAAATGGGTCCAGCCATCATCTCCCATTACTTCCATGCCATCACCGGTGAAATCGTGACCTATCGGGAGGGAAAGTGGGAGAAGGTAAAGGCCCTTTCCGAACCGGAAGTGGTGGCCTTTCCTCCTCCCGTGGGTGAGCAAAGGGTCTATCACGTGGGACATCCCGAACCCGTAACGCTCCCCAGGTACATCCATGGGGTAAAGACGGTCACCAACAAGGGAACGATTTGGCCCTCTTTCCTCGCGGACCTGGCCAAGACTTTCGCCGAGGTGGGCCTCACCAGCCTGAAGGAATTGAGTTTGAGGGGGGTTTCCGTTCCCCTCCGTGAAATCCTGGTCCAGCTGACGCTCAACCTGACCGACTTCGCTCCCCCGGAGCTCTTGGAAAGGGCCCAGGAGGAACTGGAAAAGCTGGGAGAGTACTCGCTGGGCGTGGCCTTGAGGGCCGAGGTCAGGGGGAAAGAAGGAGGGAAAAGGGTGAGAAGGATCTACGGGATAGTCTGCCCTTCCGCCGTGGTCGCCACGGCCCTTCCAGCCGCCCTTGGGGCTTTGGGGATTGCCAGGGGAGGGATCGAGGGAAAGGGGGTCTTCCCACCCGAGGGGATCATCGAACCACGGAGTTTCCTCCGCGAGGTGGGGAAAAGGATAGAGATCTTCGAAACGGAAGAAAGGTGGGGGAAGCTCTAA
- a CDS encoding RNA-guided pseudouridylation complex pseudouridine synthase subunit Cbf5 has product MKELPFLSKREVLVRAEDVTDERYGCPPSQRPITDHLRLGVLNLDKPVGPTSHEVVSWVKTIMERKKAGHSGTLDPSVSGILPIALEDATKVLQALLPAGKEYVCLLHLHGDVPEARLREVIGEFEGEIYQRPPMRAAVRRKLRKRKIYYAEILEREGRNVLLRVGCEAGTYLRKYCFDLGLALGCGAHMKELRRTRTGPFTEDGTLVKLQDVADAYAFWKEEGEEKWLRKTVLPVEAAVGHLPKLVIRDGAVDALCHGAALAAPGVLRVETGISPGDLVAVMTLKGELVCLARATQTSKQIWEADHGIVAKPERVVMSPGTYPRKWK; this is encoded by the coding sequence TTGAAGGAGCTACCCTTCCTCTCCAAGAGGGAAGTTTTGGTCAGGGCCGAGGACGTAACGGACGAGAGGTACGGCTGTCCCCCTTCCCAGCGCCCCATCACGGACCATCTCAGGCTGGGGGTGTTGAACCTGGACAAGCCCGTGGGTCCCACTTCCCACGAGGTGGTTTCCTGGGTCAAGACGATAATGGAGAGGAAAAAGGCGGGTCACTCGGGTACTCTGGACCCCTCCGTGAGCGGCATTCTCCCCATAGCCCTGGAGGATGCCACCAAGGTCCTCCAGGCCCTCCTACCCGCCGGTAAGGAGTACGTTTGCCTCCTCCATCTCCACGGTGATGTTCCGGAAGCGAGGTTGAGGGAGGTAATTGGGGAGTTCGAGGGGGAGATTTACCAGCGTCCCCCCATGAGGGCGGCGGTGAGGAGGAAGCTCAGGAAGAGGAAGATCTACTATGCCGAGATCCTGGAAAGGGAGGGGAGGAACGTCCTCCTGAGGGTGGGATGTGAGGCGGGTACCTACCTCAGGAAGTATTGCTTTGACCTCGGGCTTGCCCTCGGCTGCGGTGCCCACATGAAGGAGCTGAGGAGGACGAGGACGGGACCCTTCACCGAGGACGGTACGCTGGTGAAGCTGCAGGATGTTGCCGATGCCTATGCCTTCTGGAAGGAGGAAGGTGAGGAAAAATGGTTGAGGAAAACCGTGCTACCCGTGGAAGCGGCAGTGGGTCACCTCCCCAAGCTGGTGATAAGGGATGGGGCGGTGGATGCCCTCTGTCATGGTGCGGCCCTGGCTGCTCCCGGCGTGCTCAGGGTGGAGACGGGGATTTCACCCGGTGATCTGGTGGCGGTGATGACCTTGAAGGGGGAACTCGTTTGCCTGGCGAGGGCCACGCAAACCTCCAAACAGATTTGGGAAGCAGACCATGGAATAGTGGCGAAGCCCGAGAGGGTGGTGATGTCTCCCGGTACCTATCCGAGGAAATGGAAGTGA
- a CDS encoding 50S ribosomal protein L14e, producing the protein MGRVCVKLAGKEAGRKCVVVEVLDDTYVVVVGKGVKRRRCNVKHLEPLNLKLDLPPKVDDGEVIRLLEEALSSAGEKGKGA; encoded by the coding sequence GTGGGAAGGGTGTGTGTTAAGTTGGCGGGAAAGGAGGCGGGAAGGAAGTGCGTGGTGGTGGAGGTACTGGACGATACCTACGTGGTGGTGGTGGGAAAGGGGGTGAAGAGGAGGAGGTGCAACGTCAAGCATCTGGAACCCCTGAACCTGAAGCTGGACCTTCCCCCCAAGGTGGATGACGGAGAGGTGATAAGACTCCTGGAAGAAGCCCTCTCGAGTGCAGGGGAGAAGGGGAAAGGTGCTTGA
- a CDS encoding AAA family ATPase, producing MLIAISGDHGAGKSTVAKELAKRLGLRHLSAGEIFRRMAEEKGMDLKEFSEYAEKHPEIDLEIDRRLGEVKGEAVVDGRLAGWMVKGADLRVLFTAPLEVRVRRIAEREGRDLQEVREETLAREESERKRFKELYGIDIDDLSIFDLVINTARLEVEEEVEILERLARRKESGSGKGVC from the coding sequence TTGCTCATCGCCATAAGCGGGGATCACGGAGCGGGAAAGAGCACGGTGGCTAAGGAACTGGCAAAGAGACTGGGACTCAGGCACCTCTCCGCAGGGGAGATCTTCAGGCGCATGGCGGAGGAGAAGGGGATGGATCTCAAGGAATTCTCGGAATATGCGGAAAAACATCCCGAGATAGACTTGGAAATAGACCGGAGGCTGGGGGAGGTGAAGGGGGAGGCAGTGGTGGATGGAAGGCTCGCGGGATGGATGGTGAAGGGGGCGGATCTCAGGGTCCTCTTCACGGCCCCCCTTGAGGTGAGGGTGAGGAGGATAGCGGAGAGGGAAGGGAGGGACCTGCAGGAGGTGAGGGAGGAGACGCTGGCGAGGGAGGAAAGCGAGAGAAAACGGTTTAAGGAGCTCTACGGCATAGATATAGACGATCTCTCCATTTTCGACCTGGTGATCAACACCGCCAGGTTGGAGGTGGAGGAGGAAGTGGAAATACTGGAAAGATTGGCGAGGAGGAAGGAAAGTGGAAGTGGGAAGGGTGTGTGTTAA